Proteins co-encoded in one Symmachiella macrocystis genomic window:
- a CDS encoding glycosyl hydrolase family 32: MPFSDGVWYDPQDKLFKMWYMGGYLLNRCYATSHDGIRWEKPNLDVVPGTNIVSPGVGDTTTVWLDLDEKNSKKRFKIWREEQGKSGWGIFDSADGIHWGVEIARTGPAASPTTFFYNPFRNVWVHSVRSSHPSIGRYRRYWETQDPTVDIDWKHFTRPMVGPKVEKDPMRLPLWICADKCDTSYPGLNFRPELYNLDAVAYESVMLGMFSMLRGPRNGRGHDGRPKIKELVVGFSRDGFHWHRPYREPIIGISKEISAWNAGNIQSAGGCCLVVGDELYIYVSGRRLFAGNHQFCSTGLATIRRDGFASMDAGEAEGVLTTRPIRFKGKYLFVNVAAADELRVEVLDRAGKVIPSFSKDRCRPVVADKTLQAVRWQGVDDLSALTKTNEPVRFRFHLKNGQLYSFWVSPDRSGASHGYVAAGGPGFTSSIDTVGRSEK; this comes from the coding sequence ATGCCTTTCAGTGATGGAGTCTGGTACGACCCGCAGGACAAGCTTTTCAAAATGTGGTACATGGGCGGGTACCTTCTCAACCGGTGTTACGCCACCTCCCACGATGGAATTCGCTGGGAAAAGCCGAACTTGGACGTGGTGCCGGGGACGAATATCGTTTCCCCGGGAGTCGGTGATACCACGACTGTCTGGCTGGACCTCGACGAGAAAAACTCGAAAAAGCGATTCAAAATTTGGCGAGAAGAACAAGGCAAATCGGGATGGGGCATCTTCGATTCAGCAGACGGAATTCACTGGGGTGTTGAAATCGCACGGACGGGACCTGCTGCCAGCCCGACCACCTTCTTCTACAATCCCTTCCGCAACGTCTGGGTACATAGTGTGAGGTCCAGCCACCCTTCGATTGGACGTTATCGCCGCTACTGGGAGACCCAGGATCCCACTGTCGATATCGATTGGAAGCACTTCACTCGGCCAATGGTCGGGCCAAAAGTGGAAAAAGACCCGATGAGGTTGCCTCTCTGGATCTGTGCCGACAAGTGTGACACGAGCTATCCCGGGCTAAATTTTCGGCCGGAACTCTACAATCTCGACGCAGTAGCCTACGAAAGCGTGATGCTTGGCATGTTTAGCATGTTGCGAGGGCCGAGAAACGGGCGAGGACACGATGGTCGTCCAAAGATCAAAGAGCTTGTGGTTGGTTTTAGCCGGGACGGATTTCACTGGCATCGCCCCTACCGCGAGCCGATTATTGGAATCTCCAAGGAGATAAGTGCCTGGAATGCCGGCAACATTCAATCCGCGGGTGGCTGTTGCCTTGTCGTCGGGGACGAACTCTACATCTACGTGAGCGGTCGCAGGCTTTTCGCCGGGAACCATCAATTCTGCAGCACCGGGCTGGCAACTATCCGTCGAGACGGTTTTGCCTCGATGGATGCCGGTGAGGCGGAAGGCGTGCTGACCACGCGCCCCATTCGATTCAAAGGTAAATATTTGTTTGTCAACGTGGCCGCCGCCGACGAGTTACGAGTCGAAGTTCTCGATCGAGCGGGAAAGGTCATTCCATCATTTTCCAAAGATCGTTGTCGACCGGTCGTTGCGGATAAAACGCTGCAGGCAGTTCGTTGGCAAGGAGTAGACGACCTGTCGGCGCTGACTAAAACAAATGAGCCGGTGAGGTTTCGTTTCCACTTGAAGAACGGGCAGTTGTACTCGTTCTGGGTTTCACCTGATCGATCCGGCGCAAGTCATGGCTACGTTGCCGCCGGCGGCCCAGGGTTCACAAGTTCCATTGATACGGTCGGGCGGTCGGAGAAGTGA
- a CDS encoding PD40 domain-containing protein — MTGVIHGGRSDRAGNDLEPCWSPDGDTIACTVQGSGRRDVLAVNARAVVPERGKALTGAGRFMNVSGIRWSPDGQWIAGTFEKHLRDVGSGCFVVRTDGAGLDELVTAPPLKPHPGGELRGHQLIGGWYLGGDASDPFILRTFKDLSWSPDGQTVAFRSNMDPSGYDFFYTVPVAGGEATRLDHTLSPMGIKNEPIPLNPDGGPQETQEAVPAQKLPTGTDLLARAPEFWMFRTDPDKIGETEKWFEQSMKKSPWTAISTHDFWDKALGTKEDPHYIGDGWYAVDLIIPPAQGKKVWLHFGAVDENYTFWINGSYIGDNLAAGTSMWDRPVSVEITDRYNEGQPNHVVVRVRNTLSAGGIWKPVSLLVAAPTFYEGFDYTAGRSNLNGQGRWVAHPDDHASLNVPSGSYAYTDKNAKTLVTRGNRTDGGPARCGNQRPLNAATTELFGVTQTIYASVLWQNLGNLILKGSGAGGLNLSAGANAASAAMRASLADIDGSSSETVYGPAVPYGTPVFLGIKIDNVAGGTETVTVAVNPDLSDPNWAAAGTWSVSGKDIGVPTVVEVNTMGDQISLKGLGLGIDEIRIGATWADVAPIVPQSRVIPGQTSK; from the coding sequence TGGGGGCAGGTCAGATCGCGCTGGAAACGACCTGGAGCCCTGCTGGTCTCCTGACGGCGACACGATCGCCTGCACCGTGCAAGGCTCCGGGCGCCGTGACGTACTTGCGGTGAATGCACGGGCCGTGGTTCCAGAGCGCGGGAAGGCGTTGACCGGCGCCGGCCGATTCATGAACGTGAGCGGCATTCGCTGGTCACCAGACGGCCAATGGATCGCCGGGACGTTTGAGAAGCACCTCCGCGACGTCGGCTCGGGATGCTTCGTCGTGCGCACGGACGGTGCCGGCCTCGATGAGCTCGTAACGGCGCCGCCGCTCAAGCCGCATCCCGGCGGCGAGTTGCGCGGCCACCAACTGATCGGCGGCTGGTATCTGGGCGGCGATGCCTCGGACCCCTTCATCCTGCGAACCTTCAAAGATCTCTCGTGGTCTCCGGACGGCCAGACAGTTGCCTTCCGCTCGAACATGGACCCCAGCGGGTACGACTTCTTCTACACCGTTCCTGTGGCGGGCGGCGAAGCGACACGACTGGACCATACCCTCAGCCCGATGGGCATCAAGAACGAGCCAATCCCGCTGAACCCGGACGGCGGACCGCAGGAGACCCAAGAGGCCGTCCCGGCGCAGAAACTGCCGACGGGAACGGATCTCCTTGCCCGGGCCCCGGAATTCTGGATGTTCCGCACCGATCCGGACAAGATTGGAGAGACGGAGAAGTGGTTCGAACAGTCAATGAAGAAGTCTCCTTGGACCGCTATCTCGACTCACGACTTCTGGGACAAAGCCTTAGGAACGAAAGAAGACCCGCACTACATCGGTGACGGCTGGTACGCAGTTGATTTGATCATTCCGCCCGCACAAGGAAAGAAGGTCTGGCTGCACTTCGGCGCGGTGGATGAGAACTACACGTTCTGGATCAACGGCAGTTACATCGGAGATAACCTCGCCGCGGGCACGTCCATGTGGGACCGGCCGGTGAGCGTGGAAATCACTGACAGGTACAACGAGGGGCAGCCCAATCACGTTGTCGTCCGCGTCAGGAACACGCTCTCGGCAGGCGGCATCTGGAAGCCGGTATCGCTGCTGGTCGCAGCACCTACGTTCTACGAAGGTTTTGATTACACTGCGGGCAGGTCCAACCTGAATGGACAGGGCCGTTGGGTGGCCCATCCGGATGATCATGCTAGTTTGAACGTGCCTTCTGGCAGTTATGCATACACGGATAAGAATGCCAAGACTCTTGTCACTCGCGGCAACAGGACGGACGGTGGGCCGGCCCGTTGCGGGAACCAAAGGCCACTCAACGCGGCAACCACGGAGCTGTTCGGAGTGACGCAGACCATCTACGCGTCGGTTCTCTGGCAGAACTTAGGCAACCTGATCCTCAAAGGCAGTGGTGCGGGTGGGTTGAACTTAAGTGCGGGTGCGAATGCAGCCAGCGCTGCGATGAGGGCCAGCCTGGCAGATATCGACGGCAGCAGCAGTGAGACTGTGTACGGCCCGGCCGTACCCTACGGCACGCCCGTGTTTCTCGGCATCAAGATCGACAACGTCGCGGGAGGCACGGAGACGGTTACGGTCGCCGTGAACCCCGATCTGAGCGACCCCAATTGGGCCGCTGCGGGAACATGGTCGGTAAGCGGTAAGGACATTGGCGTCCCGACCGTCGTTGAGGTGAACACCATGGGAGATCAGATCTCTCTCAAGGGCCTTGGATTGGGTATTGATGAGATCCGCATAGGCGCTACATGGGCAGATGTCGCCCCGATCGTTCCCCAATCGAGGGTCATTCCTGGACAGACTTCGAAGTAG
- a CDS encoding sialidase family protein encodes MKWLVLIPLFITVFETNVVLSAEPTFHTAPIFPAQGKHTHGSSLVECPNGDLLACWYHGSGERNANDVVIQGARLKRDTRAWSEPFLMADTPNLPDCNPVLFVDRQKRLWLFWVVVRANRWERSILKYRVAHDYAGNGAPNWSWQDIIILKPGKNFAENLRKGFRELQVDDGVWGEYALPFQKLIVAAAEDPVKRQVGWMTRIHPVQLPSGRILVPLYSDGFVQCLMAVSDDDGKTWNASRPIVGLGASQPTIVQLKSGQLKTFHRDDGALPKRAQSSTSDDGGLTWSVARDTDIPNPGSSLEVIVLTDGRWAMAFNDTERGRHRFAVAVSDDEGQTWKWKRHIERARRGEGGFSYPSLIQASDGHLHVTYSHKRTGEGATIQHAAFNVEWVTKAK; translated from the coding sequence ATGAAATGGCTGGTTCTGATCCCTCTTTTTATTACTGTTTTTGAGACGAATGTTGTTCTTTCCGCCGAGCCGACTTTCCACACTGCGCCGATTTTTCCCGCGCAAGGGAAACACACTCATGGAAGCAGCCTGGTCGAGTGTCCCAACGGCGACTTGTTGGCGTGTTGGTATCACGGTTCTGGGGAGCGCAATGCGAACGACGTCGTAATTCAAGGGGCGCGACTCAAGCGTGATACAAGGGCTTGGAGTGAGCCTTTTCTGATGGCTGACACACCCAACTTGCCGGATTGCAATCCCGTATTGTTCGTTGATCGCCAAAAGCGTTTGTGGTTGTTCTGGGTTGTCGTCCGCGCCAATCGCTGGGAGCGGTCAATCCTCAAGTATCGAGTGGCTCACGATTACGCAGGAAATGGCGCACCAAACTGGTCGTGGCAAGACATAATCATCCTCAAGCCAGGCAAGAATTTCGCGGAGAATCTGAGAAAAGGCTTTCGGGAGCTGCAGGTGGATGATGGAGTCTGGGGGGAATACGCACTACCGTTTCAGAAGTTGATCGTGGCGGCCGCTGAGGATCCCGTGAAACGACAGGTCGGTTGGATGACGCGTATTCATCCAGTTCAACTACCAAGTGGGCGTATCTTGGTCCCGCTTTATTCTGATGGCTTCGTCCAGTGTCTGATGGCTGTTTCCGATGACGATGGAAAGACGTGGAATGCGAGTCGCCCCATCGTGGGACTGGGGGCGAGCCAGCCGACGATCGTCCAGTTGAAATCCGGACAGTTGAAGACGTTTCACCGCGACGACGGAGCGCTGCCCAAGCGTGCGCAGTCGAGCACCTCTGATGATGGCGGTTTGACCTGGTCTGTTGCGCGCGACACCGACATCCCCAACCCTGGGTCAAGTTTGGAAGTGATTGTGTTGACCGACGGACGGTGGGCCATGGCCTTCAACGATACCGAACGTGGTCGGCATCGCTTCGCCGTTGCAGTTTCGGACGATGAAGGGCAGACCTGGAAATGGAAAAGGCACATTGAGCGCGCGAGACGGGGAGAGGGTGGCTTTTCCTACCCGTCTCTCATTCAGGCTAGCGATGGACATTTGCACGTGACCTATTCGCACAAGCGCACCGGCGAAGGAGCTACAATTCAACATGCGGCCTTCAATGTTGAGTGGGTCACGAAAGCGAAATGA
- a CDS encoding carbon-nitrogen hydrolase family protein, producing the protein MKRVFIVFGLTVAASIILGPVALKIVHAEPAKQLRVATAQLPVTRDVSANAAAIHRALDIAIDEGAEILLTPEGSLSGYTPKFDQVAVDEQLEKILKRTREAKIALALGTCFVEPDDHKVYNEIRFYDEHGKLLGFHTKTLLCSSLTKPYKGEINDYGTRPLRTFEIKGVRVGGLICNDMWGNPQCTSMPDPHLSQKLSEKGAEIIFVAINGGRDGKSWSKEVYWPYHENNMRMRASAGKVWVVSADNCAPTTIPCSAPSGVIQPDGNWAAQAKNIGEQVVVYTINLN; encoded by the coding sequence ATGAAGCGGGTATTTATTGTCTTTGGTTTGACGGTAGCAGCGAGCATCATCCTCGGTCCCGTGGCTCTCAAGATCGTGCATGCAGAACCGGCCAAGCAATTGCGGGTGGCGACTGCTCAATTGCCCGTCACGCGTGATGTCTCCGCCAATGCAGCTGCGATACACCGTGCCTTGGACATCGCCATCGACGAAGGTGCGGAAATTTTGCTCACGCCCGAAGGTTCCTTGAGCGGTTATACGCCGAAATTTGACCAAGTGGCGGTCGACGAGCAACTTGAGAAGATCCTCAAACGGACGCGCGAAGCCAAAATCGCCCTGGCGTTGGGAACCTGTTTTGTTGAACCGGACGACCACAAGGTCTACAACGAAATCCGCTTCTATGACGAACATGGAAAACTTCTGGGATTTCATACCAAGACCTTGCTCTGCAGTTCACTCACGAAACCTTATAAGGGTGAGATCAACGATTACGGCACCCGCCCACTGCGGACGTTCGAGATCAAGGGGGTTCGAGTGGGCGGATTGATCTGCAACGACATGTGGGGAAATCCTCAATGCACCTCCATGCCTGATCCACATCTCAGTCAAAAACTTTCAGAGAAGGGTGCAGAAATTATCTTTGTGGCCATCAATGGCGGGCGGGATGGGAAATCCTGGTCCAAGGAAGTCTATTGGCCTTACCACGAAAACAACATGCGGATGCGGGCCTCTGCTGGTAAGGTCTGGGTTGTCAGTGCAGACAATTGTGCCCCGACGACCATCCCTTGCTCTGCTCCCTCGGGAGTGATTCAACCCGATGGGAACTGGGCTGCGCAGGCAAAAAACATTGGCGAACAGGTGGTCGTGTACACCATCAATTTGAACTGA
- a CDS encoding two-component regulator propeller domain-containing protein — translation MHDNRTRPIFKRRDDQRQTRFPLLSVATCLIVTTTIAVTSHAGHNGNKGLGGVKSGRFLNDERQFFTTDDGLPSDVVSSIAVTTDGTVWAGTEAGLAQFSGDRFEPIAAAFQAVTHLTAWGGGVVFLMGDSIMSYKDGDLATVISLPPGWKDDVEVTCLGGGKSLLLGTTRGLYFRDGTEIKRFGRFRDIATDESQVFAIAVNNHGDLVLGTSTGLFERKRQESWERLHPGAGSYSWAPINVRGVAYDDQGRLWFACPQGMGVRTGGEWQLFTGVEGLPYDDFTSLATGKTETWLGTTIGAIRYHEGEWSYRRGLRWVPDDVIRDIAVSANGDTWFATAKGVGRIQQQVTSLAEKARFFEDEIDKYHRRTPFGFVMSVGLDEPGDKSHIKPHDSDNDGLWTSMYGAGECFAYAATKDPLAKQRATKAMLAMKFLSDVTQGGEHPAPHGFPARTVLPIEGRNPNDHDNRERDVAKQRDEDPLWKVIEPRWPVSADGKWYWKTDTSSDELDGHYFLYGLYYDLVAENEEEKAMVREVVARVTDHLIDHDFQLVDHDGKPTRWGRFSPKELNRDLNFSTGLRGINSLSMLSFLKVAVHVTGDNKYQQAYQTLVKEHLYATNTLLAKRQMGIGTGNQSDDEMAFMSYYGLINYEDDPELRMHYLISLMPYWKLVEAERNPLFNYIFASCFDTIESGTYRRKAPKSALEEALFTLRRYPRDRVGWGFRNSHRKDIVPLEGGWYEMWWKKWGQKKGLLRSGYTVPIDEHFLEFWNKDVWSLDEAGDGKTLCDGASFLLPYYMGLYHGFIVE, via the coding sequence ATGCACGACAACAGAACACGACCGATCTTCAAGCGACGTGATGATCAACGGCAGACTCGCTTCCCTCTGCTGAGTGTGGCCACCTGCTTGATCGTCACGACAACTATCGCCGTCACCAGCCATGCGGGGCACAACGGCAACAAGGGTTTGGGGGGCGTCAAGTCCGGTCGGTTTCTTAATGACGAACGTCAGTTCTTCACGACGGATGACGGTCTTCCCTCCGATGTGGTCAGCAGCATTGCCGTCACGACAGACGGCACGGTTTGGGCAGGAACCGAAGCAGGATTGGCCCAGTTCTCTGGTGATCGCTTCGAGCCAATCGCAGCCGCCTTCCAGGCAGTGACCCATCTCACCGCCTGGGGTGGTGGAGTCGTTTTCCTCATGGGTGATTCCATCATGAGTTACAAAGACGGTGATCTCGCGACAGTCATCAGCCTGCCTCCCGGTTGGAAAGACGACGTTGAGGTGACTTGCCTCGGGGGGGGGAAGAGTCTGTTGCTGGGCACAACGCGGGGGCTCTACTTCCGAGACGGGACAGAAATCAAGCGATTTGGACGTTTCCGTGATATTGCAACAGATGAGTCACAGGTATTCGCAATTGCTGTCAACAATCACGGAGATCTGGTGCTGGGCACATCGACCGGATTGTTTGAACGGAAACGGCAAGAGAGCTGGGAGAGACTGCATCCTGGAGCCGGAAGCTACAGTTGGGCTCCCATCAATGTGCGTGGCGTCGCTTATGACGATCAGGGACGACTCTGGTTTGCCTGCCCGCAAGGAATGGGCGTGCGGACGGGTGGCGAATGGCAACTGTTCACGGGAGTCGAAGGGCTGCCGTATGACGACTTCACTTCGCTGGCGACCGGCAAGACGGAAACGTGGTTGGGAACGACGATTGGAGCAATTCGCTATCACGAAGGGGAATGGTCTTATCGTCGGGGACTTCGCTGGGTTCCCGATGACGTCATCCGTGACATTGCGGTTTCCGCCAATGGGGATACGTGGTTTGCAACCGCGAAGGGGGTGGGGCGCATTCAACAGCAAGTGACTTCCCTGGCCGAGAAGGCTCGCTTCTTCGAGGACGAGATCGACAAATATCACCGTCGGACTCCGTTTGGATTCGTGATGTCGGTAGGCCTGGACGAACCGGGGGACAAGTCGCACATCAAGCCGCACGATAGTGACAACGATGGCCTATGGACTTCCATGTACGGGGCGGGTGAGTGTTTTGCGTATGCCGCGACGAAGGACCCTCTCGCCAAACAGCGTGCCACCAAGGCCATGTTGGCGATGAAGTTCCTCAGCGACGTCACACAAGGAGGAGAACATCCCGCACCTCATGGCTTCCCCGCAAGAACGGTGCTGCCGATTGAGGGACGGAACCCCAACGATCACGACAACCGAGAACGGGACGTCGCCAAGCAGCGCGACGAAGATCCCTTGTGGAAAGTCATCGAGCCACGATGGCCGGTGAGCGCGGACGGAAAGTGGTACTGGAAGACCGACACCAGTTCCGACGAATTGGACGGGCACTATTTCCTCTACGGGCTGTACTACGATCTGGTCGCCGAGAACGAGGAGGAGAAAGCGATGGTCCGCGAGGTCGTGGCCCGCGTCACCGATCATTTGATCGACCACGACTTTCAGCTGGTCGATCACGACGGAAAGCCGACACGATGGGGGCGATTTAGCCCCAAGGAGTTGAATCGTGACCTGAATTTCTCGACCGGACTGCGTGGGATAAACTCTTTGAGCATGCTGTCATTCCTCAAAGTTGCCGTACATGTGACAGGCGATAACAAATATCAGCAGGCGTACCAGACGCTGGTGAAAGAGCATCTCTACGCCACCAACACGCTGCTCGCCAAACGCCAAATGGGAATTGGGACCGGCAATCAATCCGACGACGAAATGGCCTTCATGTCGTATTACGGACTGATCAACTATGAAGATGATCCTGAGCTGCGGATGCACTACCTAATTTCGCTCATGCCGTACTGGAAGCTCGTTGAAGCGGAACGCAACCCGTTGTTCAACTACATTTTCGCCTCCTGTTTCGACACGATTGAGTCAGGGACGTATCGACGAAAGGCACCGAAGTCGGCTCTGGAGGAGGCTCTGTTCACCTTACGGAGATACCCCCGCGACCGCGTGGGTTGGGGCTTTCGGAACAGCCATCGCAAAGACATTGTCCCCTTGGAGGGAGGCTGGTACGAGATGTGGTGGAAGAAGTGGGGGCAGAAGAAGGGCCTGCTTCGTTCGGGCTACACGGTACCGATCGACGAGCATTTCTTGGAATTCTGGAACAAGGACGTGTGGTCACTCGACGAAGCCGGAGACGGAAAAACGCTATGCGACGGCGCTTCGTTCCTGCTGCCCTACTACATGGGGCTGTATCACGGCTTTATTGTCGAATAG